The window CTGTGTTAAAAGTATGCTTAGCCAAAATAGTATCCCTAAAACCAGGCGCAAAACGCTCAACCTGTCGTTCTATAATATCGGTCATATCTTCATTTGAACCATTCGGTACATGGCAATAAGCCCATGCAGTGTGTTTACCAGCCGGTGCCCGCGATGCATCGAAGATACTTTGCTGGGCCAAAAGCACGTAGGGCTTATCCGAATGCCGGCCTTTCCAAATCAGTTCTTCGCCCAGTGCAATTTCGGCAAAGGTGTTACCGATATGAACAGTTCCCGCCCGTTTAACAGCCTCGGTCTTAAACGGTATTGGCGTATCCAAAGCCCAATCTACCTTAAATACCCCGGCGCCGTATCGATAACGCTCCAATTGCCATTTGTATAGGGGAGAAAATTTATGCCCGGCAATTTTTAATAGCTGTTTTGGCGTAATGTCGAATAGAACAGCATGTGATGATGGCAATTGATTTAATGACTCTACATAAAACCCTGTTTTAATTTTACCACCAATGGATGCAAAATACGATGCCAATGCCTTCGCTATTTGCTCCGAGCCGCCTTTTGGCACCGGCCATCCCTTTAAATGCCCCTGCGCCATTAGTACCAGCGCAATAGCAGATGTGGCTACATTGCTTAATGGCTGAATGGAATGCGCTGCCATCCCTGCTAATAAGCCTTTTGCCTCTTTAGTTTTAAATTTTTTAGCTAACCAGGTAGAAGGCGTTATGGCGGGCAGGCCGAATTGTGCCATCAGCAAGGGATGTTTCGGATAATGAAGCGGGCCTAAAACATCGGCGGCAATTAGCGGCCAGTTTTTTACTACAGGCTGCATTAAATCAAGATATGCCTGCTCATCCTTGCCAAGTAACCTGGCGGTTTCCGTTACTGATTTGAACAAAACAGCAGCCGTTCCATCATCAAAAGGATGGGCGGCTGCTGTTTCCGGGAATAGGTATTCGAGGCCATGTTGGCTAAGTGGTAATGTTTCAAAAAAGGGCGATGCAACGGCCAGTGGATGAATGGCCGAACAGATATCGTGCTTAAAACCGGGGAGAGTTAGTTCGGCAGTGCGCAACCCTCCTCCTATTTCTTTTTTACCTTCGAGCAATAAAACAGAAAGTCCGTTTTGCTGTAATAAAATTGCAGCCGCCAATCCGTTTGGCCCCGATCCTACTATTATGGCATCGTAATCGCGCTTTTCAAGCTTCATGTATGGTGCAAAGAGGTGTTGATACCCCTAAGATACCCAAATTAACTATTTTAAGCCGACATTGTTTAGTTTAAAACCTCGCCTGCGTGTGTGGCCTGTGGCACCTCAATCAATTTACCCGATCGTACATCATATATGTAACCATAAATAGGAATGTTCCCTGCTACTAACGGATGATGCCTTATCCGTTCCACATCTTCAATAACGCTTGCTTCAAGATTTTTGAATGTGAGAAATGCGATATGGTTAGCTTCGTCAGATCCGCCATTTTCATCAGTATTGCGCCAGCCATTTTCGTCGATAGTAGCGGTATTCAAACTTTTGGAGAGCAAACCACGAATTATATCGTCGGTAAACAGGCCCATACCGCAATCGGTATGGTGTATCACAAACCATTCTTTTGTGCCCAATAGTTTATGCGATATCACCAATGAACGGATAGCATCGTCGCTTGCCCGGCCACCTGCGTTACGGATTACATGTGCATCGCCTTCGGCAAGGCCTGCGTATTTAGCAGGATCAAGGCGGGCATCCATACAGGTTAAAATGGCAAACTGGCGTGCCGGCGGTATAGTAAGGTTGCCCTTATCGCCAAAATGTTTTACATATTCATCGTTAGCTTTTAGTACCTGCCTGTGTACTTTGCTTTTTACTTGCTGAAGCTCATCAATTACGTTTGACATAGTTTAATATTTTTGTGAATAAACTTCGTTTTTAATTATTAGGCTGATTTCCTGCTGTTAGCTATCAACGATGATTCGTAAACCGATGTAATGATAGCTTCACCATTGAAAGTTCCTAAAAAGTCAAGATCAATATGATTGTAAATCACTTGTTTATTGGCATCAACAATATAGGTGGCCAGTAAAGGCACATTAACATCAATACCAGAAAAGCGATTCCAAACCGGGTCGTTATCAGAGTAAACCCTGAATGTTTGGGCTATATTTTTCTCCTCGTCATGATAAAAATTAAGGGTAAAACTATTTTCCCAGGCTTGTTTCGCCAACTCGTCGGTCCGTTCATCGCTGATAATTAATAAACTTCCTCCATTTGCCCTTATTTCCTGTTGGATGTTGTTTAACTGTTTTAGCAATTCAAAGCCCTGCTCTTTCCAGTGATGGGAGTAAAATGCAATCACTAAGGGCTTTTTTAACAGCTGCCTTAAAGCAATTGGCCCATGGGTTTGCGCACCATTAAAAAACGATTGCCAACGGGTATAATCATTGGAAAACTTTAAATCGGGAATATAATTACCTGCTTTTACGGGTTGCAAAGCGCAGTATGGTTTAAAAGCAATATCATGATCAGGAACAATTTCTGAAAGATCGAAAAACGGGTATTTATTAGTGGCAGTTGACATTTTTGTAGTGTTATTGATGGTATTTAAATTAGTTCATTTGAGCAGATGGATTAAATTTCACCTTCAACAACGGCATAAGCCGTAAATGATTTGCCTGTAATGCAACGCACTATTAAAAAATAGTCTCTTTAAATAATTTGTCGGGTAAGCGTTCATAAAATATATTAAATAACAAGGTCAGTAAACTTTTGGGGTGATGCGCGGTTTTAAGAGAGAGAAACTCAACAGCAGCAACACATACACATAATCCCTCTTAAATCGTGGAGATTTAAAAAGTTATTTGATTTGTATTTTGTGGTGTTGCTTAACATGCCTTTGAATTAACGAAACAAATATACTATAAAGTCTATGTAATTAGTATACATTTTTATAAATATTTTTATTCTTCTTTTAGTTATTTAACTTACCAATAAAAACATACATGTTAAAAGGCGTTTGCAAATACATTTCCGTAGCACTTATCCCACTCATATACATACCATTAGGCTGCAATCACGGGGGTAGAAACCGCCAACAGACTACTGCTGACTCACTGAAGAAAAAGGCCGTTAAGGAATGGAACAAAACAATCCCCGGCAGTTTCAGCGATCAAACCGAAGCTACCTTTGATAGCACGCTGCTTGTCACTTTCCTAAAAACTCATCCTGCGTTTGCGCCTTATACTAAGGATATTAACCAGTTTTACAACAAGCGCAAATTTGCTTATGCCTGGTATAATAACGGAAAGCTGATTGAACAGGCCGGAAATTTAGCCGACAGGCTTGGTAATTTGCAAAATGAGGGTATTTACAAAGCCGTCCCCTACCCCAAGGCGTTGGATTCGTTAATATTTTCGCCTACCGATAAAACATCGAAATCCAACATTGCAACAGAGTTAATGCTTACTGCACAATATTTTGTATTCTCAAAGCTGGCCTTCCAGGGCATGAGCGATTCTACCAGCAAAGCTGTTAACTGGTTTTTGCCCCGTAAAAAAATATCCTACAACGATTATCTGGATACTTTATTAAAACAAACCGGCAAAGCCGGCAGCACCTTGTCGGAACCTGTTTACAGGCAGTATGATTTGCTGAAAGCCTATCTTGCCACGTACCGGGCTTTAGATGCCAAAGAAAAATGGGGCACTATTCCGTCGGCCAAAGGTATAAAACCGGGAGACTCGTCGGCGATTATTCCGCAGATAAGAACGCGGCTTTATAAGTTGGGAGATTTTAAAGGCGACACGCTGAGCAATGTTTTTGATGATGCTTTGCAA is drawn from Mucilaginibacter ginsenosidivorax and contains these coding sequences:
- a CDS encoding phytoene desaturase family protein, giving the protein MKLEKRDYDAIIVGSGPNGLAAAILLQQNGLSVLLLEGKKEIGGGLRTAELTLPGFKHDICSAIHPLAVASPFFETLPLSQHGLEYLFPETAAAHPFDDGTAAVLFKSVTETARLLGKDEQAYLDLMQPVVKNWPLIAADVLGPLHYPKHPLLMAQFGLPAITPSTWLAKKFKTKEAKGLLAGMAAHSIQPLSNVATSAIALVLMAQGHLKGWPVPKGGSEQIAKALASYFASIGGKIKTGFYVESLNQLPSSHAVLFDITPKQLLKIAGHKFSPLYKWQLERYRYGAGVFKVDWALDTPIPFKTEAVKRAGTVHIGNTFAEIALGEELIWKGRHSDKPYVLLAQQSIFDASRAPAGKHTAWAYCHVPNGSNEDMTDIIERQVERFAPGFRDTILAKHTFNTAQLEEYNPNYIGGDINGGVIDIGQLFTRPVLRASPYKTSAKGLYICSSSTPPGGGVHGMCGYHAAKRALKDIWGISPTQTLP
- a CDS encoding beta-class carbonic anhydrase; translated protein: MSNVIDELQQVKSKVHRQVLKANDEYVKHFGDKGNLTIPPARQFAILTCMDARLDPAKYAGLAEGDAHVIRNAGGRASDDAIRSLVISHKLLGTKEWFVIHHTDCGMGLFTDDIIRGLLSKSLNTATIDENGWRNTDENGGSDEANHIAFLTFKNLEASVIEDVERIRHHPLVAGNIPIYGYIYDVRSGKLIEVPQATHAGEVLN
- a CDS encoding peroxiredoxin family protein, producing the protein MSTATNKYPFFDLSEIVPDHDIAFKPYCALQPVKAGNYIPDLKFSNDYTRWQSFFNGAQTHGPIALRQLLKKPLVIAFYSHHWKEQGFELLKQLNNIQQEIRANGGSLLIISDERTDELAKQAWENSFTLNFYHDEEKNIAQTFRVYSDNDPVWNRFSGIDVNVPLLATYIVDANKQVIYNHIDLDFLGTFNGEAIITSVYESSLIANSRKSA
- a CDS encoding L,D-transpeptidase family protein, producing MLKGVCKYISVALIPLIYIPLGCNHGGRNRQQTTADSLKKKAVKEWNKTIPGSFSDQTEATFDSTLLVTFLKTHPAFAPYTKDINQFYNKRKFAYAWYNNGKLIEQAGNLADRLGNLQNEGIYKAVPYPKALDSLIFSPTDKTSKSNIATELMLTAQYFVFSKLAFQGMSDSTSKAVNWFLPRKKISYNDYLDTLLKQTGKAGSTLSEPVYRQYDLLKAYLATYRALDAKEKWGTIPSAKGIKPGDSSAIIPQIRTRLYKLGDFKGDTLSNVFDDALQQAINRFQLRHGLTADGLPGPGTLAEMNVPLKKRIRQIIVNMERCRWLPVSLNSDYLAVNIPEFKLHVYHADSLLWTCNVVVGQKVHQTVIFYGQMQYVVFSPYWNVPESIVRNEVLPEMRKNVNYIGKHNMIITGRENGLPVIKQKPGPENSLGLVKFLFPNSYNIYLHDTPSRSLFGESSRAFSHGCIRVGEPARLAAFLLKYDTTWTAAKINKAMHLGKEQTITLKQKVPVFIAYFTAFTDRDNKLNFRQDIYDRDEQLASMILSGNGKY